One genomic region from Aliarcobacter cryaerophilus ATCC 43158 encodes:
- a CDS encoding DnaJ domain-containing protein produces the protein MNYDDFIKAVELFGIISNMSKKDIKKRYLKLSKKYHPDMSGGNSEKFMELKKSYEILQEYMDSYNFSFEESEFKKQFPAFTNYKNWVK, from the coding sequence ATGAACTATGATGATTTTATCAAAGCTGTTGAACTGTTTGGAATTATTTCAAATATGAGCAAAAAAGATATAAAAAAAAGATACTTAAAACTATCAAAAAAGTACCATCCCGATATGAGCGGTGGAAATAGTGAAAAGTTTATGGAGCTTAAAAAGTCTTATGAAATTTTGCAAGAATATATGGATAGTTATAACTTCTCATTTGAAGAAAGTGAATTTAAAAAACAATTTCCAGCGTTTACAAACTACAAGAATTGGGTTAAATAG
- a CDS encoding acyl-CoA thioesterase yields MNEEIKREKTVTMTMLMTPDKANFSGKNVHGGEILKMLDQVAYACAARYSGHYAVTLSVDMVLFKNPVKIGSLVTFHASVNYTGRTSMEIGIKVISEDIKDHTMKNTNVCYFTMIAVDEDGKPVPVPKLELVTEDDKRRYNDALKRRDFRMSSRHAKG; encoded by the coding sequence ATGAATGAAGAGATAAAAAGAGAAAAGACTGTCACAATGACTATGTTAATGACTCCAGATAAAGCAAATTTTTCTGGAAAAAATGTGCATGGTGGCGAAATTTTAAAAATGCTTGATCAAGTAGCTTATGCTTGTGCTGCTAGATATTCTGGTCACTATGCTGTTACACTTTCTGTTGATATGGTACTATTTAAAAATCCAGTTAAAATTGGCTCTTTGGTAACTTTTCATGCTTCAGTAAACTATACAGGAAGAACATCTATGGAAATAGGTATAAAAGTCATATCAGAAGATATAAAAGATCATACTATGAAAAATACAAATGTTTGCTATTTTACTATGATTGCTGTTGATGAAGATGGTAAACCAGTACCTGTTCCTAAATTAGAACTTGTAACTGAAGATGATAAGAGAAGATATAATGATGCTTTAAAAAGAAGAGATTTTAGAATGTCATCAAGACATGCAAAAGGTTAA
- a CDS encoding J domain-containing protein, with amino-acid sequence MNFLASFIRIAIFIGILYLIFTNFGVFLAIIGGIVLFFVTIIYFVKRALKKRAQQFDFRFNSFTREDYNNFDFKNFNNFNNQNFQGNFYNKTSKLQEAKEFFGFSSTPSKDEIKKRFKELAKIYHPDLNGGDEEKMKKLNEYRDILMQAYAE; translated from the coding sequence ATGAATTTTTTAGCTTCGTTTATTAGAATTGCTATATTTATTGGTATTTTATATTTAATTTTCACAAATTTTGGAGTTTTTTTGGCAATTATTGGTGGAATTGTTCTATTTTTTGTAACTATTATATATTTTGTAAAAAGAGCTTTAAAAAAAAGAGCTCAACAATTTGACTTTAGATTTAATAGTTTTACAAGAGAAGATTACAACAATTTTGATTTTAAAAACTTCAATAACTTTAACAATCAGAATTTTCAAGGAAATTTCTATAATAAAACTTCAAAACTACAAGAAGCAAAAGAGTTTTTTGGTTTTTCATCAACTCCTTCAAAAGATGAGATTAAAAAGAGATTTAAAGAGTTAGCAAAAATTTATCATCCTGATTTAAATGGTGGAGATGAAGAAAAAATGAAGAAATTAAACGAATATAGAGATATTTTAATGCAAGCTTACGCGGAATAA
- a CDS encoding SDR family NAD(P)-dependent oxidoreductase, translated as MQNILITGCSSGIGLETALFLQKNSIKVYASARDEKDVKILKELGLKAFKIDIRNKDEITFALSQILKEDQKIDCIFNNAGFAVPGAVEDISTDILKEIFDTNFFGLHELTIQAMNIFRNQGYGKIIQHSSVLGIISLKFRGAYNSSKYAIEGLCDTLRLETSNSDIFISTINTGPVSSKFRENSLKNFKEKIDIENSFWKNSYEKELKARLESSDDKGIFTLPPSSVAKVVLEIMKSKKPQPRYYITKATYILGFAKRVLSQKLLDKLLQRI; from the coding sequence TTGCAAAATATATTAATAACTGGATGTTCTAGTGGAATAGGACTTGAAACTGCACTATTTTTACAAAAAAACAGTATAAAAGTATATGCAAGTGCAAGAGATGAAAAAGATGTAAAAATACTAAAAGAATTGGGATTAAAAGCTTTTAAAATTGATATTAGAAACAAAGATGAGATAACTTTTGCATTAAGTCAGATTTTAAAAGAAGATCAAAAGATTGATTGTATCTTTAATAATGCTGGTTTTGCAGTTCCAGGTGCAGTTGAAGATATAAGTACAGATATTTTAAAAGAGATATTTGATACTAACTTTTTTGGACTTCATGAATTGACAATTCAAGCTATGAATATATTTAGAAACCAAGGATATGGAAAAATAATCCAGCATAGTTCTGTTTTAGGAATTATATCTTTAAAATTTAGAGGAGCATATAATTCAAGTAAATATGCTATAGAAGGGCTTTGTGATACTTTAAGACTAGAAACTTCAAATAGTGATATTTTTATAAGTACTATAAATACTGGACCTGTTAGTTCAAAATTTAGAGAAAATTCTTTGAAAAATTTCAAAGAAAAAATTGATATCGAAAATAGTTTTTGGAAAAATTCTTATGAAAAAGAGTTAAAAGCTAGACTTGAAAGTAGTGATGATAAAGGAATATTTACACTTCCACCAAGTAGTGTAGCAAAGGTTGTTTTAGAAATAATGAAAAGTAAAAAACCACAACCTAGATACTATATTACAAAAGCTACATATATTTTAGGTTTTGCAAAAAGAGTTTTAAGTCAAAAATTGCTTGATAAATTACTTCAAAGAATATAA
- a CDS encoding TIGR02757 family protein, with product MTKKDKELKELLDIEANSRNNSFELSYEKPDPLMVAKKQKDEYSILICALFAYGNAKQIVKFLDSLDFSLLEKSEKQIEEKLKNHYYRFQNSSDVLAVFKTFRILKEENSLEELFFEGYKDNNSVLEGIDFVIQKIKEKANYSSFGFDFLVGNPLKRDKNGKIKDSNAPYKRWNMFLRWMVRFDSLDLGLWKKIDKKDLILPLDTHTFKVSQKLGLLQNKTYNLKSALEISQKLREFDENDPIKYDFAIYRLGQEKLI from the coding sequence ATGACAAAAAAAGATAAAGAATTAAAAGAACTTCTAGATATTGAAGCAAATAGTAGAAACAATAGTTTTGAGTTAAGTTACGAAAAACCAGACCCTTTGATGGTTGCAAAAAAACAAAAAGACGAGTATTCAATACTTATTTGTGCTTTATTTGCTTATGGAAATGCAAAACAAATAGTTAAGTTTTTAGATAGTTTAGATTTTTCACTTCTAGAAAAAAGTGAAAAGCAAATTGAAGAAAAATTAAAAAATCACTATTATAGATTTCAAAACAGTTCTGATGTTTTAGCTGTTTTCAAAACTTTTAGAATACTAAAAGAAGAAAATAGCCTTGAAGAACTTTTTTTTGAAGGTTATAAAGATAACAATAGTGTTTTAGAAGGTATTGATTTTGTTATACAAAAAATAAAAGAAAAAGCAAACTACTCTTCTTTTGGTTTTGATTTTTTAGTTGGAAATCCACTAAAAAGAGATAAAAATGGAAAAATAAAAGATTCAAATGCACCATATAAAAGATGGAATATGTTTTTAAGATGGATGGTGAGATTTGATAGTCTTGATCTAGGACTTTGGAAGAAAATAGATAAAAAAGATTTAATCTTACCGCTAGATACTCATACATTTAAAGTTTCTCAAAAGCTAGGACTTTTACAGAATAAAACTTACAATCTAAAATCTGCTTTAGAAATATCGCAAAAACTAAGAGAGTTTGATGAAAACGATCCTATAAAATATGATTTTGCGATATATAGATTAGGACAAGAAAAACTTATTTAA
- a CDS encoding response regulator transcription factor, which yields MENNMKNIRKSSNTKIIIVSDDKEILKKEFKDLYSDFEDLKIISSSDSINYKNISFNDLLVLDMDMPSETFDKIASKANSLLALTPKIVISSKSDDENISKAVNIQAYSFLLKPFNPMNLKLAIIMCINQTKRSDKVELGNGVYFDEYRDQFFKKGGVLIDFTRLEKGFLKLLIERRDEITDYDTIKDLVWKGKDMSIYTMRNIVNKIRQKTYYEIVRNHSSRGYTIDILKK from the coding sequence ATGGAAAACAATATGAAAAATATAAGAAAGAGTAGTAATACTAAAATAATTATAGTAAGTGACGATAAAGAAATTTTAAAAAAAGAATTTAAAGATTTATATTCGGATTTTGAAGATTTAAAGATTATATCAAGTAGTGACAGTATTAATTACAAAAATATATCATTTAATGATTTACTTGTTTTGGATATGGATATGCCAAGTGAGACTTTTGATAAAATAGCTTCAAAGGCAAATAGTTTGCTTGCACTAACTCCAAAAATTGTTATTTCATCAAAAAGCGATGATGAAAATATTTCTAAAGCGGTAAATATACAAGCTTATTCATTTTTATTGAAACCTTTTAATCCGATGAACTTAAAATTAGCAATAATTATGTGTATAAATCAGACAAAAAGGTCAGATAAAGTTGAGTTGGGTAATGGTGTTTATTTTGACGAGTATAGAGATCAATTCTTTAAAAAAGGTGGAGTTTTAATTGATTTTACTAGACTTGAAAAAGGATTTTTAAAACTTCTAATTGAAAGAAGAGATGAAATTACTGATTATGATACTATAAAAGATTTAGTATGGAAAGGTAAGGATATGTCTATTTATACTATGAGAAATATTGTAAATAAGATTAGACAAAAAACATATTATGAAATAGTAAGAAATCACTCTAGTAGAGGCTATACTATAGATATTTTAAAAAAATAA
- the tsaE gene encoding tRNA (adenosine(37)-N6)-threonylcarbamoyltransferase complex ATPase subunit type 1 TsaE — translation MKREFLLDLSTISIFIDELKKILENRDCIVILRGDLASGKTTLVKYFVESLGIEDIVNSPTFSLQVVYGEDIFHYDLYNKTLEEFISLGMLEEFEKSGLHFVEWGDTKLENILNDYGFDVVVINILKNDDKRLYKIDE, via the coding sequence ATGAAAAGAGAGTTTCTGCTTGATTTAAGCACTATTTCAATTTTTATTGATGAGCTTAAAAAAATATTAGAAAATAGAGATTGCATTGTAATTTTAAGAGGAGATTTAGCAAGCGGTAAAACAACACTTGTTAAGTATTTTGTAGAATCTTTAGGGATTGAAGATATTGTAAATTCTCCAACTTTTTCTCTTCAAGTTGTATATGGTGAAGATATTTTTCACTATGATTTATATAATAAAACTTTGGAAGAGTTTATTTCTTTAGGTATGTTAGAAGAGTTTGAAAAAAGTGGTTTACACTTTGTTGAATGGGGCGATACTAAGCTAGAAAATATCTTAAACGACTATGGTTTTGATGTAGTTGTTATAAATATTTTAAAAAATGATGATAAAAGGTTGTATAAAATAGATGAATAA
- a CDS encoding type II toxin-antitoxin system antitoxin SocA domain-containing protein translates to MNIDMTKIANIILYMLHKQVKALNHKKIELLVFFIELNHINFCGKKILGETFIKTPRGVKAEVLDELFTLILDNVEFEDEEDDRVFFIQELMDFLEIEIVERERFKELKFAKIDEDFDETIFTADELKSIHKVVNLYKDTSVRNLSNECFNLENVRKSENGTIIF, encoded by the coding sequence ATGAATATAGATATGACAAAAATAGCAAATATTATATTGTATATGCTACACAAACAAGTTAAAGCTTTAAATCACAAAAAGATAGAGCTTTTGGTATTTTTTATAGAGTTAAATCACATAAATTTTTGTGGAAAAAAGATTTTGGGTGAAACATTTATAAAAACTCCAAGAGGTGTAAAAGCTGAAGTTTTAGATGAACTTTTTACTCTAATTTTAGATAATGTTGAGTTTGAAGACGAAGAGGATGATAGAGTATTTTTTATTCAAGAATTAATGGACTTTTTAGAGATTGAAATAGTTGAAAGAGAAAGATTTAAAGAGCTTAAATTTGCAAAAATAGATGAAGATTTTGATGAAACTATTTTTACAGCTGATGAGTTGAAATCTATTCATAAAGTTGTAAACTTATATAAAGATACTAGTGTAAGAAATCTTTCTAATGAATGTTTTAATCTAGAAAATGTAAGAAAAAGTGAAAATGGAACAATAATTTTCTAA
- a CDS encoding glycoside hydrolase family 3 N-terminal domain-containing protein yields the protein MKSLIIVLFMIVSGFAQDNYSKKDIEKMIAKMVVLGFSGTSIDKNSQIYKDIEFGLGGVILFDKDPNDKTKAKNIENKAQLKKLNQQLQSINKSKLLISIDQEGGIVQRLKSEAGFVNTLKASQISQNGEVVAKNSYEAMAKDLSSVGINLDFAPVVDLAINKENKVIVTRGRSFGESSGIVTKYASIFVDELKKEGVISTLKHFPGHGSSLADSHLGFVDITKTWSKKELEPYRYFIKNNKADMIMTAHVFNENLDKNYPATLSYNVNTKLLREELGFKGVLITDDLQMSAISKHYDLKQTLTLAINSGVNLLLFANQLAKPITLKEIVDTVYSQILSEKIELKKIIESNKKIDLLQEKIK from the coding sequence ATGAAGAGTTTAATAATAGTTTTATTTATGATAGTTTCAGGTTTTGCACAAGATAACTATTCAAAGAAAGATATTGAAAAAATGATAGCAAAAATGGTTGTATTAGGATTTTCTGGTACTAGTATAGATAAAAATAGTCAAATTTATAAAGATATTGAGTTTGGTTTAGGTGGAGTTATATTGTTTGATAAAGACCCAAATGATAAGACAAAAGCAAAAAATATAGAGAATAAAGCTCAACTAAAGAAGCTAAATCAACAACTACAAAGTATTAATAAAAGTAAACTTCTTATTTCTATAGATCAAGAAGGTGGTATAGTTCAAAGATTAAAAAGTGAAGCTGGATTTGTAAATACTTTAAAAGCTAGCCAAATATCACAAAATGGTGAAGTTGTTGCAAAAAATAGTTATGAAGCAATGGCAAAAGATTTAAGTAGTGTTGGAATAAATCTTGATTTTGCACCAGTTGTTGATTTAGCTATAAATAAAGAGAATAAAGTCATTGTTACAAGGGGAAGAAGTTTTGGTGAGAGTTCAGGAATTGTTACAAAATATGCTTCTATTTTTGTGGATGAGTTAAAAAAAGAGGGTGTAATTTCAACTTTGAAACATTTTCCAGGACATGGTTCATCTTTGGCTGATTCACATTTAGGTTTTGTAGATATTACAAAAACTTGGAGCAAAAAAGAGCTTGAACCATATAGATATTTTATTAAAAACAATAAAGCAGATATGATTATGACAGCTCATGTTTTTAATGAAAACTTAGATAAAAATTATCCAGCGACGCTATCTTATAATGTAAATACAAAACTTTTAAGAGAAGAGTTGGGATTTAAAGGTGTTTTGATTACTGATGATTTACAAATGAGTGCTATTAGTAAACATTATGATTTAAAACAAACTCTTACTTTGGCTATAAATAGTGGTGTAAACTTACTACTTTTTGCAAATCAGTTGGCAAAACCAATTACTCTAAAAGAGATAGTTGATACAGTTTATAGTCAAATATTAAGTGAAAAGATAGAACTTAAAAAAATAATAGAATCAAATAAAAAAATAGATTTATTGCAAGAAAAAATTAAATAA
- the trpD gene encoding anthranilate phosphoribosyltransferase, which translates to MFLETKAKFDEIFQDKLSHDDMREYFLALYERGETASELAGAASSMRDFVIPLPISESLREKAIDIVGTGGDKSYSFNISSTVSILLASTGCFVAKHGNRSVTSKSGSADMLESLGINLNLSLEDTAKMLEETGFGFMFAANHHPAMKYITPVRKTIDHRTIMNILGPLCNPAGVFKQVIGVFSKDFISKIATALDMLDCKRAMVLSSLDGMDEVSISSITCATFLENGKQSDLEINPEHYGLKLASKNDIVGAGPEINAQITRDILAGKEKGAKLDIVLINSAAALLVDGKARDLKEGVEIARDAINGGKAKRKLEEIIKFSQRYSC; encoded by the coding sequence ATGTTTTTAGAGACAAAAGCAAAGTTTGATGAAATTTTTCAAGATAAGTTATCGCATGATGATATGAGAGAATATTTTTTAGCTCTTTATGAAAGAGGAGAGACTGCAAGTGAGCTTGCTGGAGCTGCTAGTTCTATGAGAGATTTCGTAATACCTCTTCCAATAAGTGAAAGTTTGAGAGAAAAAGCTATTGATATAGTTGGAACAGGTGGAGATAAAAGCTATAGTTTTAATATTTCAAGTACGGTTTCAATTTTACTTGCAAGTACGGGTTGTTTTGTTGCAAAGCATGGAAATAGAAGTGTTACAAGCAAAAGTGGAAGTGCTGATATGCTAGAATCTCTTGGAATAAATTTAAATTTAAGTCTAGAAGATACAGCAAAGATGCTTGAAGAGACAGGTTTTGGATTTATGTTTGCTGCGAATCATCATCCCGCAATGAAATATATCACACCAGTACGAAAAACTATAGATCATAGAACTATTATGAATATTCTTGGACCACTTTGTAATCCAGCTGGCGTTTTTAAACAAGTTATTGGAGTATTTAGCAAAGATTTTATAAGTAAAATTGCAACTGCTCTTGATATGCTTGATTGTAAAAGAGCAATGGTTTTGTCAAGTCTTGATGGTATGGATGAAGTTTCAATTTCTAGTATTACTTGTGCAACATTTTTAGAAAATGGAAAACAAAGTGATTTGGAGATAAATCCAGAACATTATGGTTTAAAATTAGCTTCAAAAAATGATATTGTAGGAGCTGGTCCAGAAATTAATGCTCAAATTACAAGAGATATTTTAGCTGGAAAAGAAAAGGGTGCAAAATTAGATATTGTTTTAATAAATTCAGCTGCTGCATTACTTGTAGATGGAAAAGCAAGAGATTTAAAAGAGGGCGTTGAAATAGCAAGAGATGCTATAAATGGTGGAAAAGCAAAAAGAAAATTAGAAGAGATAATAAAATTTTCACAAAGGTATTCTTGCTAA
- a CDS encoding S4 domain-containing protein, producing the protein MRIDKFLNAVNITKRRAVAEDMLEHKVVFLNDVSVKKAKEVKVGDIIEIKYLDNSEKFKILQIPTTKSTPKSKIDDYVQRVN; encoded by the coding sequence ATGAGAATAGATAAATTTTTAAACGCTGTAAATATAACAAAAAGAAGAGCAGTTGCTGAAGATATGTTGGAACACAAAGTTGTGTTTTTAAATGATGTTTCAGTAAAAAAAGCGAAAGAGGTAAAAGTTGGAGATATTATTGAGATAAAATATCTTGATAATAGTGAAAAATTTAAAATTCTTCAAATTCCAACAACAAAATCAACTCCAAAATCAAAAATAGATGATTATGTACAAAGGGTAAATTAG
- the lptB gene encoding LPS export ABC transporter ATP-binding protein, translating into MNNLRIVDIKKSIKKTEILHGISLEINSGEIVGLLGPNGAGKTTTFYTVCGLVKPSSGKVFFDNEDITAIPLHKRALKGIGYLPQESSIFKDLSVEENLLLAAEIVIKDKEEQNRRVEELLELLDIEPIRQRKGISLSGGERRRTEIARALVSKPKFLLLDEPFAGVDPIAVKDIQDLINELTKIGIGVLITDHNVRETLQICHRAYVMKSGSLLASGTSEEIKNDINVKEHYLGEDFNF; encoded by the coding sequence ATGAATAACTTAAGAATTGTTGATATCAAAAAAAGTATTAAAAAAACTGAAATATTACATGGGATTTCGCTTGAAATAAATTCAGGAGAAATAGTTGGTCTTTTAGGACCAAATGGAGCTGGAAAAACTACAACTTTTTATACAGTTTGTGGTCTTGTAAAACCAAGTAGTGGTAAAGTTTTTTTTGATAATGAAGATATTACAGCAATTCCACTTCATAAAAGAGCTTTAAAAGGAATAGGTTATTTACCTCAAGAATCATCTATTTTTAAAGATTTAAGTGTAGAAGAAAATCTTCTTTTAGCAGCTGAAATTGTAATAAAAGACAAAGAAGAACAAAATAGACGAGTTGAAGAACTATTAGAACTTCTAGATATTGAACCTATTCGTCAAAGAAAAGGAATTTCTCTTTCTGGTGGTGAAAGACGAAGAACTGAAATTGCAAGAGCTTTGGTTTCAAAACCAAAATTCTTATTGCTAGATGAGCCTTTTGCTGGTGTTGATCCAATTGCAGTAAAAGATATTCAAGATTTAATAAATGAGCTTACAAAGATAGGAATAGGGGTTTTAATAACTGATCATAATGTAAGAGAGACTTTGCAAATTTGTCATAGAGCTTATGTTATGAAAAGTGGAAGTTTGCTTGCTAGTGGAACATCTGAAGAGATTAAGAATGATATAAATGTAAAAGAGCATTATTTAGGAGAAGATTTTAATTTTTAA
- the kdsB gene encoding 3-deoxy-manno-octulosonate cytidylyltransferase — protein sequence MIIIPARLNSSRFANKILVDIFGLPMVIRTAKQVSSLDKVVIATDTKEVYDLVKEHGFEAVMTSIDHNSGTDRINEAVNSLNLSDDEIIVNVQADEPFIEIDVVKAVINRVKEVKDSQNTLITSCYKEINSQSADDPNLVKVVINNLEEAIYFSRAKIPYHRDGDKDSTYFGHLGIYGFTKKSLNKFCSLNSSKLENIEKLEQLRAIDNGFKIAMVKVSSKSFGIDTKEDLERALKIFNK from the coding sequence ATGATAATAATTCCAGCAAGATTAAATTCAAGTAGATTTGCAAACAAAATTTTAGTAGATATTTTTGGACTTCCTATGGTTATAAGAACTGCAAAACAAGTTAGTTCTTTGGATAAAGTAGTAATCGCAACAGATACAAAAGAAGTTTATGATTTAGTAAAAGAGCATGGTTTTGAAGCAGTTATGACAAGTATTGACCATAACAGTGGAACAGATAGAATAAATGAAGCTGTAAATAGTTTAAACTTAAGTGATGATGAGATTATTGTAAATGTTCAAGCAGATGAACCATTTATTGAAATTGATGTTGTAAAAGCTGTAATAAATAGAGTAAAAGAGGTAAAAGATTCTCAAAATACTTTAATAACTTCTTGCTATAAAGAGATAAATAGTCAAAGTGCAGATGATCCTAATTTGGTAAAAGTTGTAATAAATAATCTTGAAGAAGCAATATATTTTTCAAGAGCAAAAATTCCATATCATAGAGATGGTGATAAAGATTCTACATATTTTGGACATTTAGGAATTTATGGATTTACAAAAAAATCTCTAAATAAATTTTGTAGTTTAAACTCTTCAAAACTAGAAAATATTGAAAAACTAGAACAACTAAGAGCTATTGACAATGGGTTTAAAATTGCTATGGTAAAAGTTAGTTCAAAATCTTTTGGAATAGATACAAAAGAGGATTTAGAAAGAGCTTTAAAGATATTTAATAAGTAG
- a CDS encoding DUF234 domain-containing protein yields MIILDKSFKEQFKDFCKTNNIENMQVAIQYFTIFGGLDIKIDTTKPILELIEKHILNNYNYLRNEVNHLTGGYHIEHAILSGIALGDRKTTNAFKRAHVSFEEGMKCVDSLYEKAIIDIDSSEHFLLGKRGDSKAVKKLIFINPFLRFWFAFVSPIYKGIKDGNYEEFKTKFQGRESDFSDFIFEELALTFIKNSFIEDPIKQHGQYWSEKIQIPIVAKTTSEKIVAGFCKYSDNKVKKSEFNKFLEDLKSEDISADIIVIFSKNGCSNELKNLKSDSIRLFSAKSLKAIV; encoded by the coding sequence ATGATTATATTAGATAAATCATTCAAAGAGCAATTTAAAGATTTTTGTAAAACAAATAATATAGAAAATATGCAAGTAGCAATACAATATTTCACAATATTTGGTGGACTTGATATAAAAATTGATACAACTAAGCCTATTTTAGAACTCATTGAAAAACATATATTAAACAACTACAACTACTTAAGAAATGAAGTAAATCACCTAACTGGTGGTTATCACATAGAACACGCTATTCTTTCGGGAATTGCACTAGGAGATAGAAAAACAACAAATGCTTTCAAAAGAGCTCATGTTAGTTTTGAAGAGGGAATGAAATGTGTTGATTCACTTTATGAAAAAGCGATTATAGATATCGACTCTTCTGAACATTTTTTATTGGGGAAAAGAGGTGATTCAAAAGCTGTAAAAAAATTAATTTTTATAAATCCATTTCTTAGATTTTGGTTTGCATTTGTATCTCCAATTTATAAAGGTATTAAAGATGGAAACTATGAAGAATTTAAAACAAAATTTCAAGGAAGAGAGTCTGATTTTAGTGATTTTATATTTGAAGAGTTAGCTTTAACTTTTATAAAAAATAGCTTTATTGAAGACCCAATAAAACAACACGGACAATATTGGAGTGAAAAAATTCAAATTCCAATAGTAGCAAAAACAACTTCAGAAAAAATAGTTGCAGGATTTTGTAAATATAGTGACAACAAAGTAAAAAAAAGTGAATTTAATAAATTTTTAGAAGATTTAAAAAGTGAAGATATATCTGCTGATATTATTGTTATCTTTTCAAAAAATGGTTGTTCTAATGAGTTAAAGAATCTAAAAAGTGATTCAATAAGACTATTTAGTGCAAAGAGCTTAAAAGCAATTGTATAA